One window of the Klebsiella sp. WP3-W18-ESBL-02 genome contains the following:
- a CDS encoding HlyD family type I secretion periplasmic adaptor subunit codes for MKSKPKASAMPETDTIDTNIWPPLIKGLVVIVIAVGGFLLWAVKAPLDAGVVADGTVTVSNNRKTIQHLSGGRVTDIYMKEGDVVKKNQVLMRLDTLQLDMRYSALSAQYISAKTSEDRLLAERTGADHITFSPSLLKHFAGNKRLLESQQLQAKLFLTRRKNVQDEISMIEETLDGLAGQTENLNKIKGYRERQFTLINKELGAVRALSEKNYYPKAQLMVLEREAAEISSTVSEDILNIAKLKSQQNEMRIKAYQVQHQYLREVESELMLKQKEVAMLEDELQSTRHERDNTVIRSPIDGIVLDVKVSTVGGVIQPGERLMDIVAAGQPLQIDAKIPVHAIDKLAPGLTVDVLFPALNHALLPSVPARVLTVSADRLTDKVTQQPYYLAEVQVLPEGVRLLRDHKIKAGMPASVTIKTGERTFLSYLFKPLMARLEMAFKEI; via the coding sequence ATGAAAAGTAAACCGAAAGCGTCTGCCATGCCGGAAACCGACACTATCGATACCAATATCTGGCCGCCGCTCATTAAAGGTCTGGTCGTTATCGTGATTGCGGTAGGCGGTTTTTTATTATGGGCCGTCAAAGCGCCTTTAGATGCCGGGGTGGTGGCTGATGGTACCGTCACGGTGTCGAATAATCGCAAAACTATTCAGCATCTCAGCGGAGGGCGGGTAACGGATATCTACATGAAAGAAGGTGATGTGGTGAAAAAAAATCAGGTCCTGATGCGCCTGGATACGTTGCAGCTGGACATGCGCTACAGCGCCTTAAGCGCGCAGTATATTTCGGCGAAAACCAGCGAGGATCGTTTACTGGCGGAAAGGACGGGGGCGGATCACATCACGTTCAGTCCGTCGCTGCTCAAGCATTTTGCTGGCAATAAACGCCTGCTGGAAAGTCAGCAGCTGCAGGCGAAGCTCTTTTTAACTCGCCGGAAAAATGTGCAGGATGAGATATCAATGATTGAGGAGACGCTGGATGGCCTGGCCGGGCAGACGGAGAACCTCAATAAAATAAAAGGCTATCGCGAACGTCAGTTCACGCTAATCAATAAAGAATTGGGCGCCGTTCGGGCGCTCAGTGAGAAAAATTACTACCCTAAAGCACAGCTCATGGTACTGGAACGTGAGGCCGCAGAAATATCCAGTACCGTATCAGAGGATATTCTCAATATCGCCAAGTTAAAGTCGCAGCAAAATGAGATGAGAATCAAGGCCTATCAGGTGCAACATCAGTATTTGCGGGAAGTGGAGTCCGAATTAATGCTTAAGCAAAAAGAGGTTGCGATGCTGGAAGATGAGCTGCAGTCAACCCGGCATGAACGGGATAACACGGTGATTCGTTCTCCTATTGACGGTATTGTGCTGGATGTGAAGGTCAGCACCGTTGGCGGGGTGATTCAGCCGGGGGAACGTTTAATGGACATTGTCGCCGCCGGTCAGCCGTTGCAAATTGATGCCAAAATCCCGGTGCATGCGATTGATAAACTGGCGCCGGGGCTCACTGTCGATGTGCTATTCCCCGCGCTAAACCATGCTTTGCTGCCTTCTGTACCGGCTCGGGTATTGACGGTTTCCGCCGATCGCCTGACCGACAAAGTAACGCAACAACCTTATTACCTGGCTGAAGTTCAGGTGTTACCTGAGGGGGTGCGTTTGCTGCGTGACCATAAAATTAAGGCCGGGATGCCGGCCAGCGTCACCATCAAAACGGGCGAAAGGACATTCCTGAGCTATCTGTTTAAACCGCTAATGGCCCGGCTTGAGATGGCGTTTAAAGAGATCTGA
- a CDS encoding SDR family NAD(P)-dependent oxidoreductase — MSKKLSGKIALVTGGSTGIGLAAAKALAEQGARVYITGRRREELDAAVAEIGTAATGIRADASALSDLDTVFSTIASESGRLDILFANAGGGDMMPLGAITEEHFDRIFGTNVRGVLFTVQKALPLLSNGASVILTGSTAAVKGTANFSVYSASKAAVRSLVRSWAMDLKDRGVRINVVSPGPIRTPGLGGLVPDEHRQGLFDALAAEVPLGRLGEPEEVAKTVVFLASDDASFINAAEIYVDGGLAQI, encoded by the coding sequence ATGAGTAAAAAACTTTCTGGAAAGATAGCGTTAGTCACCGGCGGCAGCACCGGGATTGGTCTGGCAGCGGCGAAAGCGCTGGCGGAACAGGGCGCACGCGTTTATATCACCGGCCGCCGTCGGGAAGAGCTGGACGCGGCGGTCGCTGAAATTGGCACCGCAGCAACCGGCATTCGCGCCGATGCCTCGGCGCTGAGCGACCTGGATACCGTCTTTTCCACCATTGCCAGCGAATCAGGTCGTCTGGACATTCTGTTCGCCAACGCCGGCGGCGGCGACATGATGCCGCTGGGTGCCATCACCGAAGAGCATTTTGATCGTATTTTTGGCACTAACGTGCGCGGCGTGCTGTTTACCGTGCAGAAAGCCTTGCCGCTGTTAAGCAACGGCGCGTCGGTGATTCTGACCGGCTCGACGGCAGCGGTAAAAGGTACCGCCAATTTCAGCGTCTACAGCGCCAGTAAAGCCGCAGTGCGCAGCCTGGTGCGCTCCTGGGCAATGGATCTGAAGGATCGCGGCGTGCGTATCAATGTGGTCAGCCCGGGGCCCATTCGCACCCCAGGGCTCGGCGGGCTGGTGCCCGATGAACATCGCCAGGGGCTGTTCGATGCGCTGGCCGCCGAGGTGCCGCTTGGCCGTCTGGGCGAGCCGGAGGAAGTCGCCAAAACCGTCGTCTTCCTCGCGTCGGATGACGCGAGCTTTATTAA
- a CDS encoding LysR family transcriptional regulator — MDRFLALKVFTRVVEANSFTRAADSLNMPNATISKTIQQLESHLGARLLQRTTRRITVTPEGQEYYEKALSVLRDLDEIDASFKTAPATIKGHLRIAIGGSTARDVLVPLLADFMSRYPDIRLDLAVADRPADLIGGNLDCAIRGGPMDDSTLIARKIGASPLITCATPGYLKRYGVPASPDELKNGHRLVSYLSPASGRAFPFRFLRNGVVTEIKTEHHLGINESNAHIAAAEAGLGIVQTFTYSLRHALASGTLVEILSPWRPAPYPFHVVYAHNRHLPSRLRVFIEWLSDVFPAALKE, encoded by the coding sequence ATGGATCGATTTTTAGCGCTTAAAGTGTTTACCCGGGTCGTTGAAGCCAACAGTTTTACGCGTGCCGCGGATTCGCTGAACATGCCCAATGCCACCATCAGCAAAACGATCCAGCAGCTGGAATCGCATCTTGGCGCGCGCCTGCTACAACGCACTACGCGGCGCATAACCGTTACGCCGGAAGGGCAGGAATACTACGAGAAAGCGTTGAGCGTGCTGCGGGATCTGGATGAGATTGACGCGTCGTTTAAGACCGCGCCGGCAACCATCAAGGGTCATCTGCGCATCGCGATTGGCGGCTCGACCGCGCGCGATGTTCTCGTTCCGTTGCTGGCCGATTTTATGTCGCGCTACCCGGATATTCGTCTCGATCTGGCGGTGGCTGACCGTCCGGCGGACCTGATCGGCGGTAATCTTGATTGCGCTATCCGCGGCGGGCCGATGGATGACTCGACGCTTATCGCCCGAAAAATCGGCGCGTCGCCGTTAATCACCTGCGCCACGCCGGGCTATCTCAAGCGCTACGGTGTACCGGCCTCTCCCGATGAGCTCAAGAACGGGCATCGTCTCGTCAGCTATCTGTCGCCCGCCAGCGGCAGAGCGTTTCCATTCCGCTTTCTACGTAACGGTGTTGTCACCGAGATTAAAACGGAGCATCACCTCGGGATTAACGAGAGCAATGCGCATATTGCCGCCGCCGAAGCCGGGTTAGGCATTGTGCAGACCTTTACCTACTCTTTGCGACACGCGCTGGCCAGCGGAACGCTGGTGGAGATACTCAGCCCATGGCGTCCGGCGCCGTATCCGTTCCACGTCGTCTATGCGCATAACCGGCATCTGCCTTCGCGCCTGCGGGTGTTTATTGAATGGCTTAGCGATGTTTTTCCTGCGGCGTTGAAGGAATAG
- a CDS encoding peroxidase family protein: MAAQYDFTVTLHDLAFILKQIKLSESANNADGSIDGDKLTALVGDPLLPYGIRTVDGSWNNLLPGQELFGSADQTMPRLVPLDLEAIRNDPTLAQYLLASGPNAVVNDADPRMISNIISDQSTNNPAAVEAAAGLADAPGGGGSVNGSLSIPNLSPDIGLSPAFNGWMTFFGQFFDHGLDLIPKAGNGIVFIPLMPDDPLYSTAPGAANFMILTRAKVDATLNTVNTTTPWIDQNQTYTSHPSHQIFLREYTFIDGKPEPTGQLLDGAHGIATWGEVKAHALQYLGIQLTDADISNVPLLATDRYGNLILSDGGKVQIVTLHGLVEANGGLLPADTLRTGHAFLDDIAHTAVPKFVTVDGVKILAPDADNVINGTMEAGTYDNELLDRHFITGDGRGNENIGLTAVHSVFHDEHNRLVEQYKTTLLASGDVGLVNQWLMPGHEITAIPADTSTLVWNGEYLFQAGRFTTEMQYQHLVFEEFARAVQPAVDPFVFSNTADINPAIFAEFAHVVYRFGHSMLTETVDRTGIDMQSDNLGLIQAFLNPLAFDNNGSMDNNAAIGAIVRGMTRQVGNEIDEFLTGALRNNLVGLPLDLGALNIARGRDTFMPTLNQARDQFYTLTGNSELKPYTSWADFAAHLKNTASILNFIAAYGQHELILNATTIEAKRAAVEFLLFGPDADASRADAFDFFNSTGVWANKESGLNKVDFWIGGLAERKMEFGGMLGSTFNFVFETQMEMLQDGDRFYYLSRTQGLNMLNQLEANSFAALVMRNSDLGDEGSSHVHAKLFMTPDHTLEVNKAVQVGADPLWGDRLKDLLTPLVVRKAAGADVDGDGKADGAYLKYSGDGHVVLGGSAGNDTLIGGKGIDSLWGDAGNDRLDGGDEADTVHGGDGDDIITDTGTPVGGADFLHGDAGNDVIFSGNGNDLSFGGSGKDFIVVGEDAQEVFGGLDDDFILGGSGGDMLMGNEGDDWIEGGDGFDTLAGENSELFFNSTIVGHDVLNGQGNDTDYDGEAGDDIMVQGAGIQRNNGMAGFDWAIHKGDPNAANSDLGIPIFVNQQEFILRDRFDLVEGLSGWKFNDLLIGTDAPIGTAPVQGTPLSNNLTLDGVARINGLDKVVGSNLINNAVNGVVLNPDNGADILLGGGGSDRIMGKAGDDIIDGDAWLNVRIEVRDKLGAVIKSVDSMNDIKAELLNGTLNPGQLHTVREILNDGNKGEIDLALYRDVNGNYLFTRNPDGSLTVNHATVSANLPDGDGVDRLLNIEKLEFGDGTQLWVTAQKATGNVDINNTAPAAGDLLRVSASDVQDGNGLVSNLPIVYTWQALIGGQWRDQATGTEFRVGNNLSGAQLRVVASFTDRMGDAETLISAATSAVGPRDLPTRGLPVISDLTPTRNMTLTADVSGITDGDGLTNGNNFRYQWQMSTLFGFINIVGATAATYSPTLLTVDRNLRVVVTVTDDEGNPSVVLTSASTQTVGNMLVGGNGATTLVGTNGSDYLDGGNGNDTLSGLAGDDILLGGAGNDTLNGGAGADQMTGGTGNDSYTVDNLGDVVVEGVNGGTDTVSVSLNSYVMADNVENLIFTGSGNFNGVGNALANTMTGGSGNDTLNGMDGDDTLSGLAGNDTLLGGNGNDSLNGGVGADTLTGGAGNDIYIVDNVGDRVIEAVNGGNDTVRTSLNTYTLSDNVEVLAFTGTGGFTGTGNALNNIITGGNGVDRLNGGSGNDTLSGGGGNDFFIFGLNFGQDIITDFDSNPNQGQDLISLQGRGLTAANFASNVSIAASGTSTVLSFTNGDKITLLNTAVNSIQLNDFQLG, translated from the coding sequence ATGGCCGCACAATATGATTTTACGGTTACGCTACATGACCTGGCGTTTATTCTCAAGCAGATCAAACTCTCCGAATCGGCTAACAATGCGGATGGCAGTATCGACGGCGATAAGCTCACCGCGCTTGTCGGCGATCCGCTGCTCCCGTATGGAATACGCACCGTTGATGGGTCATGGAACAATCTGTTACCCGGTCAGGAGCTGTTTGGCTCTGCCGACCAGACGATGCCAAGACTCGTTCCGCTGGATCTGGAGGCTATCCGCAACGATCCCACCTTAGCGCAATACCTGCTGGCATCGGGCCCGAACGCCGTGGTGAACGATGCTGACCCGCGTATGATTAGCAATATTATCTCCGATCAGAGTACGAACAACCCTGCTGCGGTCGAAGCGGCCGCGGGTCTTGCGGATGCTCCCGGCGGCGGCGGGAGCGTGAACGGCAGTTTGTCGATTCCGAATCTCTCGCCGGACATTGGTTTATCTCCGGCCTTTAACGGCTGGATGACCTTCTTTGGGCAGTTCTTTGACCACGGTCTGGATCTGATTCCGAAAGCCGGAAATGGGATCGTGTTTATCCCGTTGATGCCCGATGACCCGCTCTATAGCACGGCCCCGGGCGCGGCAAATTTCATGATCCTCACCCGGGCGAAAGTCGACGCAACGCTGAATACGGTCAATACCACCACGCCGTGGATCGACCAAAACCAGACCTATACCTCTCATCCATCGCATCAGATATTCCTGCGGGAATACACTTTTATTGACGGTAAGCCGGAGCCTACGGGCCAACTGCTGGACGGTGCTCATGGGATTGCGACCTGGGGCGAAGTGAAGGCGCATGCGCTGCAGTACCTCGGTATCCAGCTGACGGATGCGGATATTTCCAACGTGCCGCTGCTGGCAACCGACCGTTACGGAAACCTGATATTGAGCGATGGCGGAAAAGTCCAGATTGTTACCCTGCATGGTCTGGTTGAAGCCAACGGAGGACTGTTGCCTGCGGACACGTTGCGCACCGGCCATGCCTTCCTTGACGATATTGCGCACACTGCGGTGCCTAAATTTGTCACGGTTGATGGCGTTAAGATACTGGCGCCGGATGCGGATAATGTCATTAATGGCACGATGGAAGCGGGAACCTACGATAACGAACTGCTCGATCGTCACTTCATTACCGGCGATGGGCGTGGCAATGAAAACATTGGCTTAACTGCGGTGCACTCGGTTTTCCATGATGAACATAACCGCCTGGTTGAGCAGTACAAAACCACGCTGCTGGCGTCAGGTGATGTAGGGCTGGTTAACCAATGGCTGATGCCAGGACATGAAATCACCGCCATTCCGGCGGATACCAGCACGCTGGTCTGGAACGGGGAATATTTGTTCCAGGCGGGACGATTCACCACCGAGATGCAGTATCAGCACCTCGTCTTTGAAGAGTTTGCGCGTGCCGTACAGCCTGCGGTTGACCCCTTCGTCTTCTCGAACACGGCCGATATTAACCCGGCTATTTTTGCTGAGTTTGCCCACGTCGTTTACCGCTTTGGTCACTCGATGCTGACGGAGACCGTCGACAGAACGGGCATCGATATGCAAAGTGACAATCTGGGGCTTATTCAGGCGTTTCTTAATCCACTGGCGTTCGATAACAATGGTTCCATGGATAATAATGCGGCCATCGGGGCCATTGTCCGTGGTATGACCCGCCAGGTGGGAAACGAAATTGATGAGTTTCTCACCGGCGCGCTGCGTAATAATCTGGTTGGTTTGCCGCTCGATCTCGGCGCACTCAATATTGCTCGCGGCCGCGACACTTTTATGCCGACGCTCAACCAGGCCCGCGATCAGTTTTATACGCTCACCGGTAATAGCGAATTAAAACCGTATACCAGCTGGGCAGATTTTGCGGCGCATTTAAAAAATACGGCCTCGATCCTCAACTTTATTGCCGCCTATGGTCAGCATGAGTTGATTCTTAACGCCACCACCATCGAGGCAAAACGCGCGGCCGTTGAGTTTCTGCTGTTCGGCCCTGATGCCGACGCTAGCCGTGCTGACGCCTTTGACTTCTTTAACAGTACCGGCGTATGGGCCAACAAAGAGAGCGGGCTGAACAAGGTCGATTTCTGGATCGGCGGCCTGGCGGAACGCAAAATGGAATTCGGCGGCATGTTGGGCTCTACGTTCAACTTTGTCTTTGAAACCCAAATGGAAATGCTACAGGACGGCGACCGTTTCTATTACCTGAGTCGAACTCAGGGGCTAAACATGCTTAACCAACTGGAGGCCAACTCGTTCGCCGCCCTGGTCATGCGTAACAGCGATCTGGGTGATGAAGGTTCCTCTCACGTCCATGCAAAACTGTTTATGACCCCCGATCACACGCTGGAAGTGAACAAGGCGGTGCAGGTCGGCGCGGACCCTCTCTGGGGAGATCGCTTAAAAGACCTTCTGACGCCATTAGTCGTCCGTAAAGCGGCCGGTGCGGATGTTGACGGTGACGGCAAAGCGGATGGTGCCTACCTCAAATACTCCGGCGATGGCCATGTGGTGCTGGGCGGATCTGCGGGCAACGACACCCTGATAGGCGGTAAAGGTATCGACAGCCTGTGGGGAGACGCAGGGAATGACCGGCTGGATGGCGGCGATGAGGCGGATACTGTCCACGGCGGCGATGGGGATGACATTATTACCGACACCGGTACCCCGGTTGGCGGCGCGGACTTCCTTCACGGCGATGCGGGCAACGACGTTATCTTCAGCGGTAACGGCAACGACCTGAGCTTCGGCGGCAGCGGTAAGGATTTTATCGTGGTGGGCGAAGATGCGCAGGAGGTGTTCGGCGGCCTGGATGATGACTTTATCCTCGGTGGCTCCGGCGGCGATATGCTGATGGGCAACGAAGGCGATGACTGGATCGAAGGCGGGGATGGCTTCGATACCCTGGCCGGTGAAAATTCCGAGCTGTTCTTTAACAGCACCATCGTGGGCCATGATGTGCTGAATGGCCAGGGGAATGATACCGACTACGACGGCGAGGCCGGCGACGATATCATGGTCCAGGGCGCAGGGATCCAGCGTAACAACGGGATGGCGGGCTTCGACTGGGCGATTCATAAAGGTGACCCGAACGCGGCGAATTCCGACCTGGGTATTCCGATCTTCGTCAATCAGCAGGAGTTTATTCTGCGCGATCGCTTCGACCTGGTCGAAGGGTTATCAGGCTGGAAATTTAACGATCTGTTAATTGGTACCGATGCGCCCATCGGCACGGCGCCGGTACAGGGGACGCCGCTGTCCAACAACCTTACCCTCGACGGCGTTGCGCGGATAAACGGTCTGGACAAAGTGGTCGGCAGCAATCTCATCAACAATGCGGTCAATGGCGTGGTGCTTAACCCGGATAATGGCGCCGATATTCTGCTCGGCGGCGGCGGCAGTGACCGCATTATGGGGAAAGCGGGGGATGACATTATCGATGGTGATGCCTGGTTGAATGTGCGCATTGAGGTCAGAGATAAACTGGGGGCGGTGATTAAAAGCGTCGACAGTATGAATGACATCAAGGCTGAACTGCTTAACGGCACGTTGAACCCCGGTCAGCTCCATACTGTGCGTGAAATCCTCAACGACGGTAATAAAGGGGAAATTGACCTTGCGCTCTACCGCGACGTTAACGGCAACTACCTGTTTACCCGTAATCCGGATGGCAGCCTGACGGTCAATCATGCCACGGTATCGGCTAATTTACCTGACGGTGACGGCGTCGACCGCCTGCTTAATATCGAGAAGCTGGAGTTCGGTGATGGCACACAGCTGTGGGTGACGGCGCAAAAAGCCACGGGCAACGTCGATATTAACAACACGGCACCTGCGGCAGGCGATCTGCTGCGCGTGAGTGCTTCCGATGTGCAGGATGGTAACGGTCTGGTGAGTAATTTACCGATCGTTTATACCTGGCAGGCGCTGATCGGCGGGCAGTGGCGAGACCAGGCGACGGGGACCGAATTCCGGGTGGGCAATAATTTGTCAGGCGCCCAGCTGCGGGTGGTTGCCAGCTTTACCGACCGGATGGGCGATGCCGAAACGCTGATCTCGGCGGCCACCAGCGCCGTTGGGCCACGCGATCTTCCGACCCGTGGTCTGCCGGTGATAAGCGATCTGACTCCAACCAGGAACATGACGCTGACGGCCGATGTTTCGGGGATCACCGATGGCGATGGCCTGACCAACGGCAACAACTTCCGCTACCAATGGCAAATGAGCACGCTGTTCGGCTTTATCAATATTGTGGGGGCTACGGCCGCCACCTATAGCCCAACGTTACTGACGGTGGACCGTAATCTGCGGGTTGTGGTGACCGTGACCGATGACGAAGGAAACCCTTCCGTTGTACTGACCTCTGCGTCGACCCAGACTGTCGGCAATATGCTGGTGGGCGGTAACGGCGCAACGACGCTCGTCGGTACCAACGGCAGTGATTATCTCGACGGAGGCAACGGTAACGATACCCTGTCCGGCCTGGCTGGTGATGATATTTTGCTCGGCGGAGCCGGCAATGACACCCTCAACGGCGGCGCGGGTGCCGACCAGATGACCGGCGGTACCGGTAACGATAGCTACACCGTTGATAACCTGGGGGATGTGGTGGTTGAGGGCGTGAATGGCGGAACGGACACCGTCTCGGTTTCTCTCAACAGCTACGTGATGGCCGATAACGTTGAAAACCTGATCTTTACCGGCTCGGGGAACTTTAACGGCGTCGGGAACGCGTTGGCAAACACCATGACCGGCGGCAGCGGCAACGACACGCTGAACGGGATGGACGGTGACGATACCCTGTCGGGTCTGGCGGGTAACGATACGCTGCTGGGCGGCAATGGCAACGATAGTCTGAACGGTGGCGTGGGTGCTGATACCCTGACGGGTGGGGCCGGTAATGATATTTATATTGTTGATAATGTAGGGGATAGGGTGATAGAGGCGGTGAATGGCGGCAATGATACCGTCAGAACCAGCCTGAATACCTACACGCTGAGCGACAATGTTGAAGTGCTGGCATTCACCGGGACCGGCGGCTTTACCGGTACGGGTAACGCACTGAACAACATCATTACGGGCGGCAACGGCGTTGACCGTCTGAACGGCGGCAGCGGCAATGATACCCTCTCCGGGGGCGGGGGGAATGACTTCTTTATTTTCGGCCTTAACTTTGGCCAGGACATCATTACCGACTTCGACAGCAACCCGAACCAGGGGCAGGATCTGATCAGCCTGCAGGGTCGGGGGCTGACGGCGGCGAACTTTGCCAGCAACGTCAGTATTGCGGCGAGCGGAACGTCAACGGTCCTGAGCTTCACTAACGGAGACAAAATCACGTTGTTGAATACTGCGGTTAATTCGATCCAGCTGAATGATTTCCAGCTGGGTTAA
- a CDS encoding fumarylacetoacetate hydrolase family protein, with the protein MKLCRYGDVGKEKPGLIDNNGNIRDLSFLMDDIDHQTLDRKCLDAIRQLDPENLELIDKSVRIGAPIATPSKFIAIGLNYRDHAQEAGMPIPQEPVVFFKSPGSICGPHDDIFIPPHSSQLDWEAELGIIIGKQAKFIPQEQAFDYIAGYCVVNDISERTFQFQSSQWDKGKSFDTFGPLGPYLVTADEITDPQNLRIWLEVNGQVRQDSHTRQMIFPVAEIVAYLSRYMTLNPGDIIATGTPPGVAMGMKPAPVWLKEGDVLSTHIEGIGELKQRLVKYPG; encoded by the coding sequence ATGAAACTATGTCGTTATGGTGACGTGGGTAAAGAAAAGCCGGGGCTGATAGATAATAACGGAAATATCCGCGATCTGTCTTTTTTGATGGATGATATTGACCACCAAACGCTTGATCGGAAATGTCTTGATGCTATTCGCCAACTGGATCCGGAAAACCTGGAATTAATCGATAAATCAGTACGGATTGGCGCGCCAATTGCCACACCTTCGAAATTTATCGCCATAGGATTAAATTACCGGGATCATGCTCAAGAAGCCGGTATGCCCATTCCGCAGGAGCCGGTAGTATTCTTTAAATCACCAGGTTCAATCTGTGGGCCGCATGACGATATATTCATTCCTCCTCATTCCAGTCAACTCGACTGGGAGGCTGAATTGGGTATTATTATTGGTAAACAAGCAAAATTTATCCCTCAGGAGCAAGCGTTTGATTATATAGCGGGTTACTGTGTGGTAAATGATATTTCCGAGCGTACTTTCCAGTTTCAGTCTTCACAGTGGGATAAGGGTAAGAGCTTTGATACCTTCGGCCCATTAGGCCCTTACCTGGTCACCGCGGATGAAATCACCGACCCGCAAAATCTGCGTATCTGGCTTGAGGTCAACGGTCAGGTCCGCCAGGACAGTCATACTCGGCAGATGATTTTCCCTGTTGCAGAAATTGTCGCGTATTTAAGCCGTTATATGACGCTGAATCCCGGAGATATTATTGCGACGGGGACACCTCCAGGGGTTGCGATGGGGATGAAACCGGCGCCAGTGTGGCTAAAAGAGGGAGACGTGCTGTCTACTCACATAGAAGGCATTGGCGAGCTGAAGCAGCGCTTAGTCAAATACCCTGGATAA
- a CDS encoding type I secretion system permease/ATPase, whose protein sequence is MPRQYKSTELKNALKGTRPAFIVLLFFGSVINMLMLAPAIYMLQVYDRVLASQNTTTLFMLTLLIIGLYCVIGMIEFARSSVMTRLGNRLDVKLNQLVFNATFKRKIATGDNNPAQALNDLAQIRQVLAGNSLFALLDIPWTPFYLLVAFLVHPILGYLSLAGIIILFFLTLLTELSTKNPIQQANMLSVNNSSRLNKQLQNADAIEAMGMLASLKQHWLEGHSKVMILQTYIADRSAVYSSLSRFVRVLLQSISLGVGALLVIAGEITPGLMIAASIILGRVLSPVEQVISSWKQFVQFRSAWKQLTALLRDYPAPPEKMNLPTPKGTISVEGVFAAPPGQKIATLRNISFQLEQGEVLGIIGPSASGKSSLAKLMVGVWQTLSGKVRIDGADICQWDKILLGPSIGYLPQDVELFEGTIAENIARFSHTDSPPIVAAAMLAGVHDMILRLPQGYDTPLGANGYQLSGGQRQRIGLARAVFNNPAFIVLDEPNANLDDAGEMALIKAIIALREHGQTVALISHRPTLLGVVNKVLLINEGTMQAFGPREQVFANLRQANILKSVSATEAATADNPVVQTLNDAPREALS, encoded by the coding sequence ATGCCGCGCCAGTATAAGTCCACAGAATTGAAAAATGCTCTGAAAGGAACCCGACCTGCATTTATTGTGCTGCTGTTTTTTGGCAGTGTCATCAATATGCTTATGCTGGCGCCGGCAATTTATATGCTACAAGTGTACGATCGTGTTCTGGCCAGCCAGAACACCACAACATTATTCATGCTAACGTTGTTAATCATTGGGTTATACTGCGTCATTGGGATGATCGAATTCGCGCGTTCCAGCGTCATGACCCGGCTCGGCAACCGCCTGGATGTGAAGCTGAATCAGTTGGTCTTTAACGCCACGTTTAAGCGTAAAATTGCGACCGGTGATAACAATCCGGCGCAGGCGCTAAACGATCTGGCTCAAATTCGCCAGGTGCTGGCAGGCAATAGCTTATTTGCCTTACTGGATATCCCCTGGACACCTTTTTATTTACTGGTCGCTTTTCTGGTTCACCCCATATTAGGTTATCTGTCACTCGCGGGGATTATTATTTTATTTTTCCTGACGTTATTAACCGAATTGTCGACGAAAAATCCGATTCAACAGGCGAATATGCTCAGCGTGAATAACAGCAGCAGGCTTAATAAGCAGTTACAAAATGCCGATGCTATTGAAGCCATGGGAATGCTGGCTTCCCTGAAGCAGCATTGGCTAGAAGGCCACAGTAAGGTGATGATTTTACAAACCTACATTGCCGATAGATCGGCGGTATACAGCAGCCTGAGCCGTTTTGTCCGCGTACTTTTGCAATCTATATCGTTGGGCGTTGGCGCGTTGTTGGTGATCGCCGGGGAGATCACCCCGGGGCTGATGATTGCCGCATCGATCATCCTGGGGCGCGTGCTGAGCCCGGTGGAACAGGTTATCAGCAGTTGGAAGCAGTTTGTGCAGTTCCGCAGCGCCTGGAAGCAGTTAACCGCATTATTGCGCGATTATCCGGCCCCGCCAGAGAAAATGAACCTTCCCACCCCGAAAGGCACGATTAGCGTTGAAGGGGTCTTCGCCGCGCCTCCCGGGCAAAAAATCGCCACGCTGCGCAACATTTCTTTCCAACTCGAACAAGGTGAGGTGCTGGGGATTATCGGGCCTTCCGCTTCCGGAAAGAGTTCGCTGGCTAAGCTCATGGTTGGCGTATGGCAGACGCTGAGTGGAAAAGTACGGATTGACGGGGCGGACATTTGCCAGTGGGACAAAATATTGCTTGGCCCCTCTATCGGCTACCTGCCGCAGGATGTTGAATTGTTCGAAGGGACGATTGCCGAAAATATCGCCCGCTTTAGCCATACCGACAGCCCGCCGATCGTTGCCGCAGCCATGCTCGCTGGCGTCCATGACATGATTTTACGCCTGCCTCAGGGCTACGACACCCCTCTGGGCGCTAATGGTTACCAGCTGTCCGGCGGTCAGCGCCAGCGTATCGGTCTGGCGCGAGCGGTGTTTAATAATCCGGCTTTTATTGTTCTTGATGAACCCAATGCCAACCTTGATGATGCCGGTGAGATGGCGTTAATCAAGGCGATTATCGCGCTGCGCGAGCACGGGCAAACGGTCGCGCTGATCTCTCATCGCCCAACTCTGCTCGGCGTTGTGAACAAAGTGCTGCTAATTAACGAGGGGACGATGCAGGCATTCGGTCCGCGTGAGCAGGTATTCGCCAATTTACGTCAGGCCAATATTCTGAAATCCGTCTCCGCTACCGAAGCCGCGACGGCAGACAATCCCGTTGTGCAGACCCTCAATGACGCCCCTCGCGAGGCCTTATCATGA